The following are from one region of the Aequoribacter fuscus genome:
- a CDS encoding LysE family translocator: MALDTLSLFAVTIFAISMTPGLCMTLAFTLGMSCGYRRTLWMMAGELAGVATVAVSVAVGVAQVVRWRPEALTWLTMLGALYLVYVGVGMWRSASGALEAQSGRASLSQVQLVVLGYNTAVLNPKGWAFLIAILPGFINEQQSLSYQLGLLVPIFLISEFIAMSIYALGGRQLARWFSKPEHSVWLNRVAATLVLFIAILFGLESVNA, from the coding sequence ATGGCGCTCGATACCCTAAGCCTATTTGCAGTAACGATATTTGCGATATCGATGACGCCAGGATTGTGCATGACCCTAGCGTTTACTCTGGGTATGTCGTGTGGTTACCGCCGCACTTTGTGGATGATGGCAGGTGAGCTGGCCGGTGTAGCAACCGTCGCAGTCAGTGTGGCGGTGGGCGTTGCGCAGGTCGTGCGATGGAGGCCCGAGGCTCTGACCTGGCTGACTATGCTGGGTGCGTTGTACCTTGTATACGTCGGCGTTGGGATGTGGCGAAGCGCATCAGGTGCCCTAGAGGCTCAATCAGGTAGGGCCTCGTTGAGTCAGGTTCAGTTAGTTGTGCTGGGTTACAATACCGCTGTGCTTAACCCTAAGGGATGGGCGTTTTTAATTGCTATTCTGCCGGGCTTCATTAATGAGCAGCAAAGCTTGTCGTATCAACTCGGGCTGCTAGTGCCCATTTTTTTAATTTCAGAGTTTATTGCGATGAGCATTTACGCCCTGGGTGGCAGGCAGCTCGCGCGTTGGTTCTCGAAGCCCGAGCACAGTGTTTGGTTAAATCGTGTGGCCGCGACTCTAGTGTTATTCATCGCCATTCTTTTTGGTTTGGAGAGCGTCAATGCTTAA
- the rimP gene encoding ribosome maturation factor RimP: MTKKEAELADLLRATVEAMGFALWGLEFRAQGKNSLLRVYIDREAGVQVDDCAQVSRQISGILDVEDPIAGEYNLEVSSPGIDRLLFSLEQCQQYVGEWLEVKLRVPFEGRKNFNGTLVGIEDQDVVVRIDDDEYVLPFDSIDKAKVKPRL; encoded by the coding sequence GTGACCAAAAAAGAAGCGGAATTAGCTGATTTGCTGCGAGCAACGGTAGAGGCCATGGGGTTTGCGCTCTGGGGTCTAGAGTTTCGTGCGCAAGGAAAAAACAGTTTGCTGAGGGTTTACATCGATCGGGAAGCAGGTGTGCAGGTCGATGACTGCGCCCAGGTTAGTCGCCAGATTAGCGGTATTTTGGACGTTGAAGACCCCATAGCGGGTGAATACAACCTAGAGGTGTCATCGCCAGGTATTGACCGTTTGCTGTTCTCTTTAGAGCAATGTCAGCAATACGTGGGCGAGTGGTTGGAAGTGAAATTACGCGTGCCCTTCGAAGGTCGTAAGAACTTTAACGGCACCTTAGTAGGAATTGAAGATCAAGACGTCGTGGTCCGTATAGACGACGATGAATATGTGTTGCCTTTCGACAGTATCGATAAGGCGAAGGTAAAACCCCGACTTTAG
- a CDS encoding class I SAM-dependent RNA methyltransferase, whose translation MLKWQPARTKSAKRANKQLQLGDELDLEITDLNSKGEGVGRHKRQVLFVPGTWLGEHVRVRIVEPKKSYVQAELVSILQASDSRRDALCPYHGVNEKTCGGCPWMFIDYAAQVYAKQRRVEEMCSRLGLDCPGTIQASPQELAYRNRAQLKASADALGFVAARSDQIVDVEQCVVLSDHNNALLARIREQDLGIGRRRKTWVTIDIADEVDFEHISFNQRLPFRQGNTAQNQEMLGWLTKVLHGLNCKRALELFAGSGNLTQALVASGVDDITVVEVVPEALDTLRQSLPSTKAFALDLFDKTKLSELVSLSADAELLLLDPPRDGFALLGQLVSQLPSLKSIIYISCDLASFERDVALLCDEFSLLELQPLDMYPQTPHVELMSVWSRK comes from the coding sequence ATGCTTAAGTGGCAACCCGCAAGAACAAAAAGTGCAAAGCGAGCGAACAAGCAGCTGCAGCTCGGCGATGAATTAGATCTCGAGATCACCGATCTGAACAGTAAAGGTGAGGGGGTCGGAAGGCACAAGCGCCAGGTCCTTTTCGTGCCAGGCACATGGTTGGGTGAGCACGTGCGAGTTCGCATTGTCGAGCCCAAAAAGTCCTATGTTCAAGCCGAGCTCGTCAGTATTTTGCAGGCCAGCGACTCCCGTCGCGATGCGCTATGCCCGTACCATGGTGTCAATGAAAAGACTTGCGGTGGGTGCCCTTGGATGTTCATCGACTATGCTGCTCAGGTATATGCCAAGCAGCGGCGTGTCGAAGAGATGTGCTCACGCTTGGGGTTGGATTGTCCAGGTACGATACAGGCGTCGCCCCAGGAGCTGGCCTATCGAAACCGAGCGCAATTAAAGGCGTCCGCTGATGCCCTAGGTTTTGTGGCGGCTCGTAGTGATCAGATCGTGGATGTCGAGCAATGTGTCGTGTTATCGGATCACAACAATGCCTTGTTGGCTCGAATTCGAGAGCAAGATTTAGGTATCGGCCGTCGTCGCAAAACGTGGGTGACCATCGATATTGCCGACGAGGTGGATTTCGAGCACATCTCATTTAATCAGCGATTGCCGTTTCGGCAGGGCAATACGGCACAAAACCAGGAGATGTTAGGCTGGCTAACAAAGGTCTTACACGGCCTCAACTGCAAGCGAGCCCTAGAGTTGTTTGCAGGATCAGGTAATTTAACTCAAGCACTTGTTGCGTCAGGTGTTGATGACATCACCGTGGTAGAGGTTGTACCAGAGGCTTTGGACACTTTGCGGCAATCGTTGCCAAGTACTAAAGCTTTTGCACTGGATTTGTTCGATAAAACAAAACTGTCCGAATTGGTGAGCTTGAGCGCAGATGCAGAGTTATTATTATTAGATCCTCCCCGCGACGGATTTGCTTTGTTGGGTCAGTTGGTGAGCCAGTTGCCCAGCCTGAAAAGTATTATTTACATCTCTTGCGATCTGGCAAGCTTCGAGCGCGACGTTGCTTTACTGTGCGATGAGTTTTCATTGCTCGAATTACAACCTCTGGACATGTATCCACAAACGCCGCATGTCGAGTTAATGAGTGTTTGGAGCAGGAAGTAG